From the genome of Cedecea lapagei, one region includes:
- the speE gene encoding polyamine aminopropyltransferase → MTTPSVWQETLHDKFGQYFAIDNVLYHEKTDHQDLIIFENAAFGRVMALDGVVQTTERDEFIYHEMMTHVPLLAHGRAEHVLIIGGGDGAMLREVCRHQKVKTITMVEIDAGVVAFCRQYLPNHNAGSYDDPRFTLVIDDGVNFVNHTDLTFDVIISDCTDPVGPGESLFTSDFYQGCKRCLNPGGIFVAQNGVCFLQQQEVIDSHRKLGHYFGDVSFYQAAIPTYFGGMMTFAWATDNPALRHLSTEIIHARFHKAGLSCRYYTPAIHTAAFALPQYLLDALSRQPPSGDEKN, encoded by the coding sequence ATGACCACTCCCTCCGTGTGGCAAGAAACGCTGCATGATAAGTTTGGCCAGTACTTTGCCATCGACAACGTGCTGTACCACGAAAAAACGGACCACCAGGATCTGATCATCTTTGAGAATGCGGCCTTTGGCCGTGTGATGGCGCTGGACGGCGTAGTACAGACCACCGAGCGCGATGAATTTATCTACCACGAGATGATGACCCACGTGCCGCTGCTGGCCCACGGGCGGGCAGAGCACGTGCTAATTATCGGCGGCGGCGATGGCGCCATGCTCCGTGAGGTTTGCCGGCATCAAAAGGTAAAAACGATAACCATGGTGGAGATCGATGCGGGCGTCGTAGCCTTCTGCCGTCAGTATTTACCGAATCATAACGCCGGGAGCTATGACGATCCTCGTTTTACGCTGGTAATTGACGACGGCGTTAATTTTGTTAACCACACCGACCTGACCTTCGATGTGATTATCTCTGACTGCACCGATCCTGTTGGCCCCGGAGAAAGCCTGTTCACCTCCGATTTTTACCAGGGCTGCAAGCGTTGCCTGAATCCCGGCGGTATTTTTGTTGCCCAGAACGGCGTTTGTTTCCTGCAGCAGCAGGAGGTCATCGACAGTCACCGCAAGCTGGGCCATTACTTTGGCGACGTCAGCTTTTACCAGGCGGCCATCCCGACCTATTTTGGCGGCATGATGACCTTTGCCTGGGCGACCGATAACCCGGCGCTTCGTCACTTATCTACCGAAATCATTCATGCGCGCTTTCATAAAGCTGGCCTAAGCTGCCGTTACTATACTCCTGCTATCCACACGGCCGCGTTTGCGCTACCGCAGTATCTGCTGGATGCGCTGTCCCGACAGCCGCCCTCGGGAGACGAGAAAAATTGA
- the speD gene encoding adenosylmethionine decarboxylase, whose amino-acid sequence MKKLKLHGFNNLTKSLSFCIYDICYAKTADERDGYIAYIDELYNANRLTEILSETCSIIGANILNIARQDYEPQGASVTILVSEEPVDPQSIDQSERPGPLPDAIVAHLDKSHICVHTYPESHPEGGLCTFRADIEVSTCGVISPLNALNYLIHQLESDIVTIDYRVRGFTRDVNGLKHFIDHEINSIQNFMSNDMKALYEMVDVNVYQENIFHTKMLLKEFDLKHYLFNVKPEDLSEEERKTITNLLWKEMREIYYGRNIPAV is encoded by the coding sequence TTGAAAAAACTAAAACTGCACGGCTTTAACAACCTGACCAAAAGCCTGAGTTTTTGTATCTACGATATCTGCTATGCCAAAACGGCCGACGAGCGCGACGGTTACATCGCCTATATCGACGAGCTGTATAACGCGAATCGCCTGACGGAAATCCTCAGTGAAACCTGCTCCATCATTGGCGCCAATATTCTGAACATCGCACGCCAGGATTATGAGCCGCAGGGGGCCAGCGTCACGATTCTGGTCAGTGAGGAGCCCGTCGACCCGCAAAGTATCGACCAGTCTGAGCGCCCGGGTCCGCTGCCGGACGCCATTGTCGCCCATCTCGATAAAAGCCATATCTGCGTTCACACCTATCCGGAAAGCCATCCTGAAGGCGGCCTGTGCACCTTCAGGGCAGATATAGAAGTCTCTACCTGCGGGGTAATTTCTCCCCTGAACGCGCTCAATTACCTGATTCACCAGTTAGAAAGCGACATCGTCACCATCGACTATCGCGTACGTGGCTTTACCCGCGATGTGAACGGCCTGAAGCACTTCATCGACCACGAGATCAATTCGATTCAGAACTTTATGTCCAACGATATGAAGGCGCTGTACGAGATGGTGGACGTCAACGTGTACCAGGAAAACATCTTCCATACCAAGATGTTGCTGAAAGAGTTTGACCTTAAGCACTACCTGTTTAACGTCAAACCTGAGGATCTGAGTGAAGAAGAGCGAAAAACGATCACCAACCTGCTGTGGAAAGAGATGCGCGAAATCTACTACGGCCGTAACATTCCGGCGGTATAA
- the yacL gene encoding protein YacL gives MDYEFLRDVTGVVKVRMSMGHEVVGHWFNEEVKGNLALLDEVEQAVLSVKGSERQWQRAGHEYTLWLDEEEVIVRANQLAISGDEMEEGMSYYDEESLSFCGVEDFLQVVNAYRAFLQQR, from the coding sequence ATGGACTATGAATTTCTGCGTGACGTCACCGGCGTGGTGAAGGTGCGTATGTCGATGGGGCATGAAGTTGTCGGCCACTGGTTTAATGAGGAAGTGAAGGGCAACCTGGCGCTTCTGGATGAGGTCGAACAGGCCGTGCTGTCGGTGAAAGGCAGCGAACGTCAGTGGCAGCGTGCCGGGCATGAATATACTCTGTGGCTTGACGAGGAAGAGGTTATCGTCCGCGCTAATCAGCTGGCAATCTCCGGGGATGAGATGGAGGAGGGGATGAGCTATTACGACGAAGAAAGCCTCTCTTTTTGCGGCGTAGAGGATTTCCTGCAGGTCGTTAACGCTTACCGGGCCTTCCTGCAGCAGCGTTGA
- the acnB gene encoding bifunctional aconitate hydratase 2/2-methylisocitrate dehydratase: MLEEYRKHVAERAAEGIVPKPLDATQMAALVELLKTPPAGEEAFLLDLITNRVPPGVDEAAYVKAGFLAAIAKGDATSPLISPEKAVELLGTMQGGYNIHPLIDALDNEKLAPIAAKALSHTLLMFDNFYDVEEKAKAGNTYAQQVLKSWSEAEWFLSRPKLAEKITVTVFKVTGETNTDDLSPAPDAWSRPDIPLHALAMLKNAREGIEPDQAGTIGPIKQIEALQKKGFPLAYVGDVVGTGSSRKSATNSVLWFMGDDIPNVPNKRGGGVVLGGKIAPIFFNTMEDAGALPIEVDVNDLNMGDVIDIYPYKGEVRNHETDAVIANFELKTEVLLDEVRAGGRIPLIIGRGLTTKAREALGLPHSEVFVQAKDVAASSRGYSLAQKMVGRACGVEGIRPGAYCEPKMTSVGSQDTTGPMTRDELKDLACLGFSADLVMQSFCHTAAYPKPVDVTTHHTLPDFIMNRGGVSLRPGDGVIHSWLNRMLLPDTVGTGGDSHTRFPIGISFPAGSGLVAFAAATGVMPLDMPESVLVRFKGKMQPGITLRDLVHAIPLYAIKQGLLTVEKKGKKNIFSGRILEIEGLPTLKVEQAFELTDASAERSAAGCTIKLDREPIEEYLNSNIVLLKWMIAEGYGDRRTLERRIQGMEKWLADPQLLEADADAEYAAVIDIDLNDIKEPILCAPNDPDDARLLSDVAGEKIDEVFIGSCMTNIGHFRAAGKLLDSHKGQLPTRLWVAPPTRMDAAQLTEEGYYSVFGKSGARIEIPGCSLCMGNQARVADGATVVSTSTRNFPNRLGTGANVFLASAELAAVASLLGKLPTSDEYQTFMAQVDKTAVDTYRYLNFDQLSQYTEKADGVIFQTAV, from the coding sequence GTGCTAGAAGAATACCGTAAGCACGTAGCTGAACGTGCCGCAGAAGGGATTGTTCCAAAACCCTTAGATGCCACCCAAATGGCCGCACTGGTTGAGCTGCTGAAAACCCCACCCGCAGGTGAAGAAGCCTTCCTGTTAGATCTGATAACTAACCGTGTACCGCCGGGCGTTGATGAAGCCGCCTACGTGAAAGCAGGATTCCTTGCTGCCATTGCCAAAGGCGATGCCACTTCCCCATTAATTTCCCCTGAAAAAGCCGTTGAACTGCTGGGCACTATGCAGGGTGGCTACAACATTCACCCGCTGATTGACGCGCTGGATAATGAAAAGCTGGCGCCGATTGCCGCCAAAGCGCTGTCCCACACGCTGCTGATGTTCGATAACTTCTATGACGTAGAAGAGAAAGCCAAAGCGGGTAACACCTACGCTCAGCAGGTATTGAAGTCCTGGTCCGAAGCGGAGTGGTTCCTGTCTCGCCCTAAACTGGCCGAGAAAATCACCGTTACCGTCTTTAAAGTCACCGGCGAAACTAACACCGATGACCTGTCCCCTGCGCCGGATGCATGGTCTCGCCCGGATATTCCGCTGCACGCCCTGGCGATGCTGAAAAACGCCCGCGAAGGAATTGAACCCGATCAGGCCGGCACTATCGGTCCGATCAAACAGATCGAAGCCTTGCAGAAAAAAGGTTTCCCACTGGCCTATGTGGGCGACGTGGTGGGAACAGGTTCTTCCCGTAAATCCGCCACCAACTCCGTTTTGTGGTTCATGGGCGACGACATTCCGAACGTGCCGAACAAGCGCGGCGGCGGCGTGGTGCTGGGCGGTAAAATTGCGCCAATCTTCTTCAATACCATGGAAGATGCCGGTGCGCTGCCGATCGAAGTTGACGTAAATGACCTGAATATGGGCGATGTTATCGACATTTACCCGTATAAAGGCGAAGTGCGTAACCACGAGACCGATGCAGTCATTGCTAACTTTGAGCTGAAAACCGAAGTTCTGCTGGACGAAGTTCGTGCCGGTGGCCGTATTCCGCTGATCATCGGCCGCGGTCTGACGACCAAAGCGCGTGAAGCGCTGGGCCTGCCGCACAGCGAAGTCTTCGTGCAGGCGAAAGACGTTGCAGCAAGCAGCCGTGGTTACTCGCTGGCGCAGAAAATGGTTGGCCGCGCCTGTGGCGTAGAGGGCATTCGCCCTGGGGCTTACTGTGAACCTAAGATGACTTCCGTAGGTTCGCAGGACACCACCGGCCCAATGACCCGTGATGAGCTGAAAGATCTGGCTTGCCTCGGTTTCTCCGCCGACCTGGTGATGCAGTCCTTCTGCCACACCGCCGCTTATCCTAAACCGGTTGACGTGACCACTCACCACACTCTGCCTGACTTCATCATGAACCGCGGCGGCGTGTCGCTGCGCCCGGGCGATGGCGTGATTCACTCCTGGCTGAACCGCATGCTGCTGCCGGATACCGTAGGCACCGGCGGTGACTCCCACACCCGTTTCCCAATCGGGATTTCCTTCCCGGCGGGTTCCGGCCTGGTGGCGTTTGCGGCTGCGACCGGCGTTATGCCTCTCGATATGCCGGAGTCCGTGCTGGTTCGCTTTAAAGGCAAAATGCAGCCGGGGATTACCCTGCGTGATTTAGTGCATGCGATCCCGCTGTACGCTATCAAACAGGGTCTGTTGACCGTTGAGAAGAAAGGGAAGAAAAACATCTTCTCTGGCCGTATTCTGGAAATCGAAGGTCTGCCAACGCTGAAAGTTGAGCAGGCGTTTGAGCTGACGGATGCTTCCGCCGAGCGTTCTGCCGCAGGTTGCACCATTAAGCTGGATCGCGAGCCGATCGAAGAGTATCTGAACTCCAACATCGTGCTGCTGAAGTGGATGATTGCCGAAGGCTACGGCGACCGTCGTACGCTTGAGCGTCGTATTCAGGGTATGGAAAAATGGCTGGCAGATCCTCAGCTGTTGGAAGCAGACGCTGATGCAGAATATGCGGCAGTGATCGACATCGATCTGAACGATATCAAAGAACCAATCCTCTGTGCGCCAAACGACCCGGACGATGCCCGCCTGCTGTCCGACGTGGCCGGTGAGAAGATTGACGAAGTGTTTATCGGTTCCTGCATGACCAACATCGGCCACTTCCGTGCCGCCGGGAAGCTGCTGGACAGCCATAAAGGCCAGCTGCCGACCCGTCTGTGGGTGGCACCGCCAACCCGTATGGACGCGGCGCAGCTGACGGAAGAGGGGTATTACAGCGTGTTTGGTAAGAGCGGCGCGCGTATCGAAATTCCAGGCTGTTCCCTGTGCATGGGTAACCAGGCTCGCGTAGCGGATGGGGCAACAGTCGTGTCGACCTCAACCCGTAACTTCCCGAACCGTTTAGGCACCGGCGCGAACGTCTTCCTGGCGTCCGCAGAGCTGGCGGCGGTCGCTTCCCTGCTGGGCAAGCTGCCAACCTCTGACGAATATCAGACCTTTATGGCTCAGGTTGATAAAACGGCTGTAGACACTTACCGCTACCTGAACTTTGACCAGCTTTCTCAGTACACCGAGAAGGCGGACGGCGTGATCTTCCAGACCGCCGTATAA